The Treponema sp. OMZ 790 genome includes the window AATCTTGGATGAACCTACAAACCACTTGGATTTACACTCCAAAGATGTGCTCTTGGATGCCCTAAAACGCTTTGACGGAACCGTAATCTTTGTGTCTCACGACAAGGGTTTTATACAAGACCTTGCAACGCGGGTTTTGGAACTCAAAGCCGATGAAGAAGGATTCCGGCCTTCAAGGGTAAGGAATTTTCCGGGAACATACGATTATTATCTTTACCGCATTGAACAAGAAAAAGCCGAGGACGATTCCAAAACTTCCGTAAATGGAACAAAACCTCAAGCAGCAGCTCAGCCGGCAAGCTCGGCTCCGCCTAAAAAAGCTTCAATGCTTTCCTATGAGGAGCAAAAAAAGCTCCGCTCGGAAAGAAGAAAATTAGAAAAAGAAGAAGAGCGGCTTTTAACCGAAATAGAAAAATGCGAAGCTGAAATCGCCGAAAATGAAGCCCTTTTAGCCGAGCCTGAAGTCTACTCCAACGGCGAAAAAAGTAAAGCCGTTCAGAAAAAAATAGAGGAGCTGAGAGCAAGGGCTGAGGAGCTTTCGGAAAGCTGGGCAGAGGCTGCCGGCAAATTGGAAAATAGTCTTTAAAAGTTAAAAAACTTAACAGCCCTCCTGAAAAGAGCTTTCGACACTGTAAGACTCCTTTACCACTTTAACGAAGTTATCGGGATTACAAGCACTCCGTCTTTACGGCAGTATGCAGCACTTGCCAAGCCGCATATAACCCCCATTACTTTCGGATAATTTGCGCCCTCGGCTTTTAAACTATCCCTTATCTTAATAAGGTTTGCGGCGGCCTCGTCTATTTGATTGGCGCCGAGTTTAATTTCAAATGCGGCCCAAGAACCGTCCTGCATTTCGATGACCGCATCTATCTCCCTATTTTTATAATCCTGATAATGATATACTGTAGAATCAAAGGTATCGGCATAAACCTTTAGATCTCGTTCACACAAGGCTTCAAACAAGAAGCCCAATGTAGACAAATCGGATAAAAGAGTTTTTTCTCCGGCCCCCAAAAGAGCACAAGCAAGTGACGGATCAGCAAGATGTCTTTTTTCCATTTGTTTAATGCGCACCGAAGACCTCATATTATGAGAAAAAGGTCTTTGATTATCTGTTAAAAAAAGACGATCAAAGATATCAAGATAGGTTGCAGTAGTTTCTATATCGATATCCTCGTAATCGGCGGAGCTAATATCGTTTTTGAGAGTACGGTTTGATGCCGTACTGCTTTCATTTCGGGCAAGGGATTTAAGGAGGAGCTTCATTTTTGAAGCATCTCTTTTTATACCATCAATTCTAAACACATCATCTTCTAAAACGGCATAGAGGTATTCTGCTGTCGTTTTTGATGAGTTTTTAGCGCTATTGCCTACATTTGCAGGCCACCCGCCTCTGATTATAAGATTTATAATATCAAGTAACCCAACTTCTTTTATTGGGGAAAAACAAGGTTTTCCCTCACAAACCTCTTTTAAGGACACCTCTCCTGTAGAATCCTTTGACTCATACAAAGACATAGGTCTCATTCTCAATCTGCCTATCCGTCCGGCACCGCTGTGTAAAATTCCCTTATGATTGGGAGTTGCTGAACCTGTAAGTATAAATTGCCCTTTTTTATTCCTTTTATCCACCTCAAAACGGACTGCATCCCACAAAAGAGGAACATCCTGCCATTCATCGATAAGACGCGGTGTCTTTCCCTCAAATACAATATCGGGACTCATTTCAGCCATTTTTCTGTTTTGAAAAGCACCTTGCGGTGAACCCAGATAAAAAAAACTCTTACTGTGATAGGCTGAAGACCATGTTTTACCGCACCATTTAGGCCCTTCTATACAGACGGCACCAAAGAGAGTCAAATATAAATCTATTTTGTCATCCACAGCACGGGGGATATAATTTTGAATCTTCATCCTATAAAATTCCCTCTAAATAAATTATATACTAATCCGATAGATTTTGCAATAATAATCCGATATATTAGGAGTATGTGGTAAAATTAAGAAACTAGGATTATTTTTGTTTTTTTTCTTGATCGAGTTTTTTGTCGGCAAATTGGAATAGCTTTCCGGAACTTACAAGATAGGCGCCTGCAGCCAAAAAGATTACAAACATTGCGATACCGAATATCTTCATAAAATCCCCGCCCTTACTGCCGAAAAAGTAAACAAGGCTGTATAATACCGTAATATTACATATTGCAGCGATTAAGTCATAAAGGAAAAATTTATAGAACGGGTATTTTACAAAGCCGCTTGTCATTGACACGGCATTTCTGACACCGAAAGGAATAAAGCGGCAAACTATGTAGGTAAACACCCCGTGTTTTTGAAGAGCTTTTAAAAGACGGTAGGTATTTTCTTTGGTGATAATTTTCGAAAAAAGCCCCATAGATACAGAGCCCTTCGAAATAAGTCTTCCCCAAAAATAAACCATACAGTCGCTTATAATCGCTCCTGCATAAAGCGCAATTAAAAAATGCGGAATGGAAGCCTTTTCACCTTGAGAAAGAACAGCCGACATTGCGACAAGTACGTCTTCAGAAATAGGTACATTAAAACCGCCTAAAATCAAACCAAGAAACACTACCAAGGGGAAATAAGTTATATAGTTACCTATCCAATTCAAAAACGCTGTCAACATGTAAGTTATGTTACATCATTTTAACTAAAAGTTCAAGCTCTTTTTGCCATATTTTTACCGATATTTCGGACGGCATAATCCACTCGCCGCGAGGCGAAAGAGAAAATCCCGTAACAGAGGCTCCTTCCGGACAGCATGATCTTTTAAACTGCTGAGAGAAAAATCTCTTGTAAAAAATATTCAGCCATTTTAAAATTTCGGTCTTGGAATAAGCACAATCCTTAAAAGCTTCAAGAGCAAGAAAATAAACCTTTTTAGGAGAAAAACCGTTCCCTATTGCATGATAAATAAAAAAATCGTGAAGTTCATAGGGGCCTATTATATCCTCAGTTTTTTGAGAAATTTCTCCGTTTTTAGGCGGAAGAAGTTCAGGGCTCACAGGCGTATTTATTATACTCGATAAAATCTCAAAAAATGCGGCATTTTTCTTTTCATCTTCAAAAAAAATCTTATCATCGGCAAAGCTTAATATGCAATCTTTTAAAAGGGTCTTAGGAATCGAAGAATTTACCTCGTACATCGACATTTGGTCGCCCCCGTAGGTCATCCATCCCAAAGCCGATTCTGACAAGTCTCCGGAACCGATCATGATGCCCCCGATTTGATTTGCCTTATCCATTAAAATTTGGGTCCGCTCACGGGCTTGCGCATTTTCATAAGCAATATCGTGATTTTTGATATCCTGCCCTATATCCGAAAAATGCTGTAACAAAGCCTTATCTATAGGAATTTCCAAAACCGTGCAGCCCAATATTTTTGCAAGTTCTAAGGCATTGTTTTTTGTTTTTTCGGTTGTACCGAAGCCCGGCATCGTAACGGCATGGATATTTTTTAAATCGGCATCCAGAAGTTTAAGCGAATAAGCACTTACAAGAAGAGCC containing:
- a CDS encoding ATP-binding protein; the encoded protein is MKIQNYIPRAVDDKIDLYLTLFGAVCIEGPKWCGKTWSSAYHSKSFFYLGSPQGAFQNRKMAEMSPDIVFEGKTPRLIDEWQDVPLLWDAVRFEVDKRNKKGQFILTGSATPNHKGILHSGAGRIGRLRMRPMSLYESKDSTGEVSLKEVCEGKPCFSPIKEVGLLDIINLIIRGGWPANVGNSAKNSSKTTAEYLYAVLEDDVFRIDGIKRDASKMKLLLKSLARNESSTASNRTLKNDISSADYEDIDIETTATYLDIFDRLFLTDNQRPFSHNMRSSVRIKQMEKRHLADPSLACALLGAGEKTLLSDLSTLGFLFEALCERDLKVYADTFDSTVYHYQDYKNREIDAVIEMQDGSWAAFEIKLGANQIDEAAANLIKIRDSLKAEGANYPKVMGVICGLASAAYCRKDGVLVIPITSLKW
- a CDS encoding DedA family protein; amino-acid sequence: MLTAFLNWIGNYITYFPLVVFLGLILGGFNVPISEDVLVAMSAVLSQGEKASIPHFLIALYAGAIISDCMVYFWGRLISKGSVSMGLFSKIITKENTYRLLKALQKHGVFTYIVCRFIPFGVRNAVSMTSGFVKYPFYKFFLYDLIAAICNITVLYSLVYFFGSKGGDFMKIFGIAMFVIFLAAGAYLVSSGKLFQFADKKLDQEKKQK